In the Candidatus Mycosynbacter amalyticus genome, one interval contains:
- the rpmH gene encoding 50S ribosomal protein L34 has product MPKRTHQPHTRHRARTHGFRARVSTKAGRAVIKRRRIKGRARLTV; this is encoded by the coding sequence ATGCCAAAGCGAACACACCAACCACATACACGTCACCGTGCCCGCACGCACGGTTTTCGTGCTCGCGTCTCGACCAAAGCTGGCCGTGCCGTGATCAAGCGCCGCCGTATTAAAGGCCGCGCTCGCCTGACGGTCTAA